CCAAAAGGATGATCCCCATGCTACACGGAACCAGAGATTAATACTCACCGCCCTAAGGACAACGGCACCGTCCCACCTTTCTATTTCAAAATTCCCCAACAAAAAATTATTCGATAACACCCTCTTCCCTCCTCAAAATTCCACCAATTTTCTCACCAATCACTCGCATCCGATGAATCTCAACCTCACCAAACTCATCACACTTTTTCTCCTCTTTATTTCGGTCAATTCATTAACTAATCATAAGAGAAgactaagatttttttattttttatgccGTTTGCATTCCAACTCTTGGCGATTGGTCCAAACCCattttttggtacaaaattGAAGGCAAATTGCTCAATGAATTTGACTACATCATGATGGGAATCAGAGGCACACTTCAGTCTCTAAATTGTTCAAAATGGTAGCCACTTGAGCGACAGAAGGTCTACATTTGCGTGAGTTACCGACACATGCTGAAGCAACTTTGGCTAATCTAACCAGAGGCTTCGTGTCAGAAGGAATCACCAACCTAGGATCTAATAGTTCACTAAAACTGGTTTCTCTAATTAAAGGCAATGCCCACTTCACCAACAACCCTCCCTCACACCCTTTTCCAGTTAAAAGCTCAAGCAGGACCACCCCTAACCCATAAACATCACTCTCCTTGGTAGCTCCACCACCCCTTCTTTCACTCCAATATTCATCATCCACGTACCCCACTAGCCCTCTCTTTTCCACAGGTGCCAAAAAGTTAAGCCCATAATCAGAAATCCTAGCACAGAAGTTCACATCGATCAGGATATTAGAGGACTTAACACACCCATGTACAATGTTTGGTGCCACCACTTCATGCAGGTATTGAAGCCCTCTGGCTGCTCCAGCTGCAATCCTGAACCTCTTGTTCCAATCCAAAAGTGAAGCCCCGTCTTGGTTTTGATGCAAGTAGAAGTCCAAGCTCGCCATGTGCACGAACTCCATCAGAATAACTCTCTCACCCGGTGCTTCTGAGAACCCTATGATTGGAACTACGTTGGGGTGTTGGGCCAAGGAGAGCCATTTCAAAACGGATGAGAAACCAAAACCTGCATTGCTCAACACAAGAACGGGGTGAATCCTTTTAACAGCTACAAACTCTTCTTTCTCCAGTGTCCCTGCGTACACGGTTCCTAGGCGACCCTGCCCAATGATTCTCCTGTGGTTGAAGCCATCGGTGGCGGCATCAACTTCCGTCAAGGGGTATGCACGAGCACACAGCTTCACGGGAAGTGTTTCTTCGGATTCAACGGGTTTCTTCTTGCAAGCTAGGAAGAGGATGATGCCAAGAACGACCAGAGATACGGATAGAGTGATCATGACCATGTCATAAGCGATATGCTCCGCACGGTTCATTTTGAATGGCTTGGTTGGAAGGGTATGGGTTTGTGATTGTGATTGTTGTATAAACACGATTAGCTTGGGCAGTGATGGGTTATTGGTGGTGAAGATGGAGGAATAGTTGAAGAGGAAGAAGGTGAGATTGGATGGTTCGTGGAAGAGGTGTGTGGAAAGAAGCTTATATACATGTGAGTTTGATGGGGAGATATCAAACAGTTGGAAGATaagttgaaaatgaaaaaagagagCATATGCTTGACAAAATGGGTGGATGGATAGATGGATCGGTCGGATTAGTTGTGGTAGTTGATAGCTGGCAACCCTACCTCTCATATTATGCACATattctatcattttttttactaactAATCAACAACATCAACTTAATCAAATacacaaagataaaaaatagtagcattgtaaaataaattaacactGTGTGTGAGGAAGTCTTTAAATGCTGAATTAAAACACCATTAATATCATTTTGACTGTGTGCATGTTTGAAGGAACTTTGTGGTTTCCTAAATTCTGTAATAGTTTTAAATAACCCCGGAAGCTTAGGCTTTTTTAAATGATGGAGgtattcttatattttcttatgaGCATATcacattttgaattatatatatatatgacactAATTATTAATCTAAAAccatttatgttatttttatcgTACCAATTGTCTGTGTACGTGGGACAATCCATGGGTGtgtaatacttttaaattatattatctcCACCAAAGTTTGTTCATTGCATATACATTTTGTCTCCTACTACGGATTGTTTATACCTTTTTGTGTACGGATTTTGTTATTCCCTGGAAAATAGGAGGTTTGGTCGTGTGGTGCGTAGAGCAATATCCGAAGACAATCCAATTAGAGACAGCTTACACAATTGGGTGTTTCCATTTGGGTAGGTACAAGTAATTTAAGACATTAAAGTAGTGTTCTCATTTAAAACTAAACattttaagttaaataatataGAAACTGTTGACATATGTTTTATTTTCGAGGGAACAAAATAAACTaagaaattcatttaaaaaaaacacatacattcaatgtatgaaattatattttaaataaatcagCTTATGGCTATAagcaattaatatttgaaaaaaaatgaatatttaaactatttaaaaataaataattatgagttCTTTAAATGAGCAAACTGATTTTCAACGGTAAAGATACTGAAGAAAAATCAGTGTTTTTCGTTATTAGAAAAAacagtatattaaaaaaaaaaattctttgaaGAATAAGGATCCGTATTATTATACACAAAAAAAGGTACGAGAATGAAATATCTGAACTCTCTTTCAAACTGAACACTAATTATAATTGACAGACAGagataatagtaaaaaaaataaataaataacaagaaAAGAAGATGCTTTATCAAAACGTATAATTGAAAGAAAGGGATAATaatagaataacaataataagagGAAGAATGGTGTGAAGTGAAGcagagaaaaataagaagtgCAGTGGAATCTGGAATGGGCGAAATGAAGCTATTTCCCGCCATAAACATAGCTATAAGGCTACAGGCCAGTAATGGAAGCCACAAAATTGGTGAGAAGCCTGGGTTGGGGCCCATTGTGTCTTGATGATGATGTTGGGCTTGGCTCGTAGCTCCGAGAAGGCCCACCAATTAATGGTGTGAGATGTAATGAATCTCTCATGATGCTTCTTCTTCAGcttctattatttttgtaatcagACATCCTAGAATCTGGTTGCTGGATTTGGTGGAAGGttatgagaaagaaagaaatgataaagtgttagtaataatattaatagtaacaGTATTCGTGTTGCCCTGGTAGCTGTCATCACATCATGCTCTATCTTCGAAAACAAAAATCCAACATCTTCAATAATAAGTGCATGATGTAAGGTCGGATCAGACATGTATCATCAAAGTTGAAGGAGGAATCTGTGGTGCGCAACAGGTGGCGATACATGGAACCTCTGATTCATGCTCCTATGAATCACTTTAGatattattatacattatattcCCTTAACCATGTTAATTTTAACGTTTGTCGTGGGGAACCAAGAGCAATACTTGTGAATATATAAGGACTATACTGGTGAGGTTTTTGAATTGGGTCATTAATCACAATCACAGCAACAATATGGTTCACAAAATGGgccaaatttattaaattgccATAAAACCGGTGCCTTCAACAGCTTCGATCTATTTTTTCTCCATAACACAAACTCATGCTGAAACAAATGTTCTTTACATGTACCAACTTAAAAGATtcaatctctcttttttttcttatcatctAACCAAACAATGCATTAAagatattaactatttttttattttacatatattatcATCCACATGACACAAACTTAATGTGAAAATTGTGGCAGTggaacaaaatgaaaatgatgagTTTGATTTATAGGAAAGAGAGATTGAAGTgtccatttcttttttatagttttatatgcTATTCAAGCTGTAAAGCCTCTGAACTCTACAGAATGTTATTTAAGCGATAAATACTTGTGAGCATGAACTTATAACATAAATTACTTTGACATACTTTAcaagatatttttttgttctCAAACTACTTTATCAGTTAGGCAAGTAAACTAACAGCTAACTTTTTGACTTACAAAAACTCTTAATTAGATAAATGTTATATTAGTCTAATGCATAAATGATATAGTTGCAACATCTCACTTAATTGCATAGCATGATAAGATGGTGACTAGTATATTTATTAGGTCGGGCATAACTCTCTTTATATGCAGTCCAAAAAATTATGTAGCTCAGTCCATCAtaggtttatttattaaataaagaaactcatcttaaattcaaaaatgctagtttaaaaaaatcaataaataaaataacttccATTAGATATGAAAGAAGGTTGGCACATGAGAGTCTGCGGTTTAATCTCATTTTAATTGCTCTAACTAAATACAGTAGATAAGAACTGAAGGACTCAAATaagtaaaatgattttaataaaaaattaaaatgagttAATTGAAAAACCAAAACTAATAATTTAGTAAGGAATTAAAACTAGTCAattcagaaacaaaaaaaaaaacaatgaacaaTTTCTCAAAgaaccaagaattttatggaaagataaaaaaaaatgaaaaataaaatttacccCAGTTATTACACACTACCATCACATTAAATCCCTGATCCACTTAATAGTGTGATCCTCATTATCACCTAACATGATCTCTTATAAGAtggagtaaaaaaatattacctgataaaattataacaactaaaaagtttgtttagtaacttaaatataaaaggaTTATAGTCCACCACATTTAAGTGGACAGAGTTGCtgactcaaaaaataaataggaaacaaattaaatattttagtcatTGATTTACGACTTACACGaactagagatgacaaataaactcgtccccgtgagtactgtccgaacccgtccccgttttgacgggaaattcccgcattgactgggtatgggtatgggtatggggaatcctcgactttttcagttgggtatggggatgagtatggggatgtacatatacccgccataatacccgtccccgccatatctccattctcgtttaaattattaaaacattcacaattaatcaagtaacccctatatatatatatatatatatatatatatatatatatatatatatatatatatatatatatatatatatacatatatttttttttcttttaattatttcatttgtcatgaaactcattctcatctccaatatattttttatcttatcataacctttatgtaattatgttaaaatgatgtatgttaataaaaaaaaatatgccttacatttgaatatttatattattttttaatatttttatttattataaattttttttcacatgagaatgtttatactctcaatttaaggtaatatgaaaaaattctttacttattattattattattattaatttttgtttaatttgaagaactcttttgtttcattaaaataatttttgttatttttcaactattaagtatatatgttgatatttgaaaagttttcttagttctctaagatatttttcgtcttatcataccttagttatacatttgatttcctttgtgtgatttttttcgatagtctctcaaattatttctaaaacacacatttgttagttttttaatatttttatttattgtttttattttcatcatgtagaataatatttcgatatattctatctaattattttttattttataactcattattaatcataatgtaattttttcactttaaattctgtttgaagtggttaaaattatatatatatatatatatatatataatgatatttaggaataatatatgataattcactacaagaaaaacatgaaatggtgactgatttagtcagtaacccatatcagtcactatttttcgtcattggtggtagtagttgatttattgtctgaatcaatgattaaattagtgaccgattcaatgatcgaatcggtacttgatttagtgatcaatttaattactaatttatttgtaatttaatgacaaatttttttgtcactaatgatatttctatttgattttaaccacttcaaacataatttaataattagttctctaaggtatttttcattttatcataccttaattatacatttgatttcctttgtgcgatttctttcgatagtctctcaaattatttctaaaacacacatttgttagttttttaatatttttatttattgtttattttcatcatgtagaataatatttcgatatattctatctaattatttgttattttataactcactattaatcatactgtaatttttttcactttaattgtataaataacttttatttactacaaaataaaaatttaatgtaattgctatgaatatttttttgtcactatccaacatatattgaagttcaaaagatacaaaatctatgtcaaaattttattattatgtttattattatttctttgtgtcattttgatcaagtgatatattataacttttattagtgtataaaaagagattcattagaatttaaaaaattgaagtaaacaaacatttaaaatatattttaatttgaacatttgttttccttttatatttattttaaatattttttaattttatcaactaagttcatcaatgttgtagtttgcaaatttaataaatgttttggttcacatgaaattttatttggtattctaatataaaatttaaacaattataatttattttaaggtatttgacatcgaagaaaatcctcctaatattgaatatttcataatattatgttttctttactgtaatttattttcttttataaaaattaatattgaagtagttagaacacgggtacgggtatggatacgagattatacccgttacccggtggggatgaggatgggaaaaaaatttgatacccgttgggtttgggtatgaaaatgaggatgaattttttatgcggggatgggtatgggatagcgaaacctgtccccgccccgccccgttgtcatccctaacaCGAACTAAGGACATGATGATGCATATTTTATTGACATAACCCGCAATgattatattcttaaaatttgaCAAGCACCGCTACAATATATTATGTGTGTTTCTTATAAGTAATTAGTTCATTagaattttttcttcattttgtcCAAAAACAACTTATTTGGTTCATGTTCTTTCCATGTTTAAGTCTTATTTAAAGTcatgtttttaacaaatttgtacttaaaaattagaaataataagTAGTTTGTTCACTAGTATTTGTTCTCCCATCCATCCAAAAACAATTTGTTCTTCCatgtttttttactatttaagtcTAGTTCAaagtcttttattttcttaatgtttgtacttaaaaattacaaatgattaaaattataaatattatctaCTTTTAGAAATAGGCgtgtataattaattatttttactaatttaattaaataaaaataaaattattaaaattatgcattacgtgctataataaaaaaaaggaaaataacaaagtaaataatttcttaaacgaattgtgtgataaattaaaactagaaaaatatttaaatttttcaaatatgtcAATGAGTTAGACATTTTGTGTAAACAATTAGAAATagtctatattttttatgtgatacgAGCCGTTTCTATATGTTAATGATAGGCAAAAACGGAATAAGTTCGGCCCAAATTATCATTTGTcttgaaattatataaaaagcaATTTCGTTTTGgtataatttaaactaaaaataacatatttattaaataaattgcAGCATGTTGAAATCGAATTGAATGGAAGGTTTTATTATGTATATGTGTCATCAGATTAACCACAATaggttttaatattttgataattggCCCTTAGGTTAAATTAAAAACCCTTGGTATAAATCAAGCGCCGTTATCGGCCTATTTGAAATTCTGGTCGGTGGCGTAACCAATCTCTTCAACACGACGCACAAGTTTTCTACTACGCGAACGCTTTCTCAACTCAAATACTTGGTTCGTTCCCACCCCATTCATGCTCGCCGTTGCTATTTGTACATCTCAAATAATGTGACGCAATTTTTGTGACTCATTTTGTCTCTTCTTTGtctcaaatttctttaaatttctcTGTCAAAGTTATGTTTggaaaatagataaataagaGATACGCATTCCACACAATCATCTTAACGCAACAACTTTACAGTTTCCCCATAGTATaaaacatatgtttttttttgtttgttcagGGTTAGTCAAGTTTTCAGTTTTCAGCGTTGTctttttattaagttttgtgCTGCAgttttcctttgtgtgaatTGTTTTGGGCTAATATAACGCATAGGGTTTTAGTTGATGTTGTCTTCAACATTGATGTGAGTGCTAAAACTTTCACTTCAGATGACATATGTTATTGGTTCTCTCTTTTTGGTTATCAGATAATTGTGTTTTTTGACTACTTCAAGGCTTGAAGACTTCTAAGATGTTGGCCTGTCATCCtgcaaaaaaattatcatttaaccGATCAATTAGTGATGGCGATTTGGTTATTGTTTATGAAAAGCATGAAAGCATGAAGGCTGTTACTGTGTGTGAGGGTTCAGTCCTGCAGAATCGTTTTGGTGTTTTTAAACATTCGGATTGGATAGGAAAACAGTTTGGATCTAAAGTATTCAGTAGTAAGGGTGGTTTTGTGTACTTGTTAGCCCCCACACCAGAATTGTGGACTCTGGTATTAAACCACAGGACTCAGATTCTCTATATTGCGGATATTAGTTTTGTTATCACATACTTGGAGGTTCTTCCTGGTTGTGTGGTTCTTGAATCTGGAACTGGTAGCGGATCTTTGACTACTTCACTTGCAAGAGCTGTTGCTCCTTCAGGACACGTCAATACCTTTGATTTCCATGAACAAAGGGCTGAATCAGCTAGGTAAGAAATAGTGTGATTTTCCATATTGAAATTGACGTAGTATGATGTTTGGTGTTAGTATATTTGTATCTTGCTTTCTCCTGCTTCTTCTGGCTTTCTTCTATGGATCTGTTTTCCACTATCATCCAAAATGGTGTGCTGACCTTTAATTAGATGATGGCAATTAAAACAGTACTTTGGCTGTGGATGAAatttaaacttgttttattaGCTTTGCACCGTGGTTTTATTATTCTTATGAAATTGGGGGCAAGATATTCAATGATCAGATACTCTGTGGTTCGTAATTCAAAATGCTGTCTTTTGATTCTACTTGATATACCGGTTCTCTGCTATGCTCTTAGATCATATATGATTCTTGTCAGCAGGATCTAGCTTTGTAGGATGTCTACCTAGAAACCAATCTATAATTTTGTCTTgtaaatgaatcttttttttttttttattcgcGAGGTTATGAGGTTATGTTGAATATTTCCTGTGTCgtaatatataaacttaattttgtcaTCCTGGTAGGGCTGATTTTGAGAGAACAGGTCTAAGCAGCTTAGTCACGGTGAAGGTTAGGGACATTCAGGGTGAAGGATTCCCTGATGATTTTACAGGCATGGCTGACTCTGTATTTTTGGATCTACCTCAACCTTGGCTCACCATTCCTTCAGCTGCAAAAGTGTTGAGACATGATGGCACATTGTGCTCTTTCTCTCCTTGTATCGAGCAAGTACAACGAACATGTGAAACACTACGGACCCGCTTCACAggtagtttttcattttcttctctctgtcCCCTTCTATATTTTCCTATCTTCATTATCTTTGTGTGCTTGAATTAGACTGATAGAATACCCTTGTAAATTTTTTCCTGTGTACAAAGACATAAGAACATTTGAAGTACTTTTACGCACGTATGAAGTTCGGGAAGAGAGAATGCAAAGCCTAAGCGAGGATGGTGATGGTTCTAATGGTTCTGTTCATAGGAAGAGGAGACAATGCTCTGATGGAAGCTATGTACTCAGCGGCAGTCCTTCTATTTCTTCTGTCATGGCCAGACCTTGTGGTGAAGCTCGAGGTCACACAGGCTATTTGACATTTGCAAGAGTCAAATGCGTCTCATGAAGAGTGTTGTCATGTTCATCACAATTTTGTATCTCCTTTCGTATAGAGCCTCATGCCTAGATTGTTTAAGGCCTACCTCTTTGCAGATTAGTGATCATTAGTGACTATTTTGTGCTTCATTTTCTTTACAAATATTTAGATGGATCAAGTGTCTTAACATGTTTACATTGCTTCAGCAAAGTGGCAAAAATACTTGTGTCACTATTGATTGATTTGCTCACTCCTATTGCGTgagaatttcatatttttcgCATTTTCTCAtaactaaacaaaatattaacctTGTATATACTAGGAACTACAATTGATAAATAGGTTTGACGtgcttttatttaaaaacattcatatataacaaatatccaAACAGGCCTTTTACATAAAAGGTTTCAGAAACAATTGACCAGATAGTGAGGCAGGTGCTTCCTTGCATCCCATAGGCCCGATGAAAAAGATATACATGCtcttagtgaaaaaaaataaacaaaacattacttttcttcttctcctctccATCTTCTCATTCCTCTATCATAGTAGTAGTTGTGTTCTCATTCATTTTCCATTGTAGTAGCTGCATTCTCCTTCCTTTTCTATAGCAGCAGTTGCATTCTTCATCTTCTGTAACATAAACTACGTTCTCCTTCCTCACCCATAGCAGCAGTCACATTCTCCTTTCTGTTCAATTATTGTAGCTGCATTCTCTTTCCTCTCCCATAGCAGCAGCCGCACCCCTTGCATCCTTGCACTctgttttggttgtttttcaattGGAGTAAAAATTATACCCTTGGTCGACTGTTGGAACCATCTTAAAATATCATTGCCCCTGCTGCATCGCTTTGAGAGGTAGGTTGTTGAAAATTTTTCACTTTTGGCTTCTTAGGTTTTGTTTCCGAATTGGGTAATCCAGGAATGTTTTGATACGCATGGTCTCAAATATACTTTCAAATTCAGAAATACACTTCGAAATtgtcttttaattatatttcggATCGTgcattctaaaatataattttaaatttaaaaaatacattttgaaatacataattcaaaatatatatatatatatatatatatatattgaattatgtatttcaaaatgtattttttaaatttaaaattatattatatatatatatatatatatatatatatatgtatattctgTATATTTTTAAACCCAAAGTATATTCCGAAACATGCGATGCCTATATTACATGCTTCCTTcaacagaaaataaaagtaacatatAACATTTGTTGGATAATTCTCCTCCTTTATTTTATGAGGCACAAATCTTAGAAATATGTAACATTTGAAAATACTACTTTGCCTTTATCcctattattttttactttattctgACTTTAACAATGCAATAATAGTCGTTAAATAATTTAGGTTTGTGATGTTCAACTTCACGATCACAATCTTCCTCCTTAAACATAATCCggaatatgttaaaaaattatttaatacattCCATAATGTATTTCTACTATTCCATCGAAAAACAACTAAATCAGAAGGTAGGGATGGATGGGGTGTGACTACTAATATGGGAGAGAAAGGAGAACAATCTTTAATGTGATCTCAACAAGCTTAAGTCCAATTGCATCAACAAGTCCATCATCGAGTCCAAACCCACCTAGAGTTTCAAttactagaagcatgatgaagaAGATCCAAATGGGTCTTTCACAAGAAGATCAAGTCAGTCATGgacttttcactttatttacaTGAGCAAAGAAATCTCGAAAATATGAGTTGATGCATGGAAGACCATAGTCTCGATTTAAATTGGATCATTGTTTAAgttttgctttcaataaataagctagaaaacttATGATTACATGGTGCATaaattgggccgagcccaatttcCTTCTTGACCGAAAATCCTTGACATATGCTATATGTGGAGATAAGCAAGCAAAGCATAATCAAAGCAAAAGAGTGTGACAATGACAAAGAGAGTGTGACATGCCACTTGGCGTCACCATAGATCATCTCCTACATCACACTCCTCCAATCAAGC
This portion of the Vigna unguiculata cultivar IT97K-499-35 chromosome 6, ASM411807v1, whole genome shotgun sequence genome encodes:
- the LOC114187437 gene encoding receptor-like serine/threonine-protein kinase At1g78530; its protein translation is MIEYVHNMRGRVASYQLPQLIRPIHLSIHPFCQAYALFFHFQLIFQLFDISPSNSHVYKLLSTHLFHEPSNLTFFLFNYSSIFTTNNPSLPKLIVFIQQSQSQTHTLPTKPFKMNRAEHIAYDMVMITLSVSLVVLGIILFLACKKKPVESEETLPVKLCARAYPLTEVDAATDGFNHRRIIGQGRLGTVYAGTLEKEEFVAVKRIHPVLVLSNAGFGFSSVLKWLSLAQHPNVVPIIGFSEAPGERVILMEFVHMASLDFYLHQNQDGASLLDWNKRFRIAAGAARGLQYLHEVVAPNIVHGCVKSSNILIDVNFCARISDYGLNFLAPVEKRGLVGYVDDEYWSERRGGGATKESDVYGLGVVLLELLTGKGCEGGLLVKWALPLIRETSFSELLDPRLVIPSDTKPLVRLAKVASACVGNSRKCRPSVAQVATILNNLETEVCL
- the LOC114187114 gene encoding tRNA (adenine(58)-N(1))-methyltransferase catalytic subunit TRMT61A-like, yielding MLACHPAKKLSFNRSISDGDLVIVYEKHESMKAVTVCEGSVLQNRFGVFKHSDWIGKQFGSKVFSSKGGFVYLLAPTPELWTLVLNHRTQILYIADISFVITYLEVLPGCVVLESGTGSGSLTTSLARAVAPSGHVNTFDFHEQRAESARADFERTGLSSLVTVKVRDIQGEGFPDDFTGMADSVFLDLPQPWLTIPSAAKVLRHDGTLCSFSPCIEQVQRTCETLRTRFTDIRTFEVLLRTYEVREERMQSLSEDGDGSNGSVHRKRRQCSDGSYVLSGSPSISSVMARPCGEARGHTGYLTFARVKCVS